In a single window of the Limnohabitans sp. 2KL-27 genome:
- a CDS encoding tagatose 1,6-diphosphate aldolase — protein sequence MLLTPLNLGKTRGMRRLANQTGHFTTIALDQRPPIAQILAARRGVAPDQVGFDDMMAAKRVIVETLGPSASAMLFDPNYALPAAIACLPAHTGLIVTLEDHRFQDTPGGRMSNSIANWNVDKIKRLGGDGVKVLAWYRPDAAPEVLAHQKAYVKHVGDECRRCDIAYVLELLTYPFKRLDGKPCPQLPEVQAQNVIDSLREFSKPEYGVDLFKLESPLPGASLPETDGSVPHQLALNWFNEMGRICREASVPWVMLSAGVTPEQFLRVMHYAYAAGANGFLAGRAIWSEALQCFPDLQACREVLRVQSLQTLQRLMDLTHREGQAWTPSYNGLDQIQVEGDMCNAYTSS from the coding sequence ATGCTATTGACGCCACTGAACTTGGGCAAGACTCGAGGCATGCGACGCCTGGCCAATCAAACCGGGCATTTCACGACCATTGCCCTGGACCAACGTCCACCGATTGCTCAGATACTGGCAGCGCGAAGGGGTGTCGCTCCTGATCAGGTAGGTTTTGACGACATGATGGCGGCCAAGCGCGTCATCGTGGAGACCCTGGGCCCTAGCGCAAGCGCCATGTTGTTTGATCCAAATTACGCACTACCCGCTGCGATCGCTTGCTTGCCAGCGCACACAGGTCTGATCGTGACACTCGAGGACCATCGGTTTCAAGATACGCCAGGTGGGCGTATGTCGAACTCGATTGCCAATTGGAATGTCGACAAGATCAAGCGCTTAGGCGGCGATGGGGTTAAGGTGCTGGCGTGGTACCGTCCCGATGCCGCGCCCGAGGTCTTGGCCCATCAAAAAGCCTATGTGAAACACGTGGGCGACGAGTGTCGTCGCTGTGATATTGCGTATGTGCTTGAACTCTTAACCTATCCGTTCAAGAGGCTCGACGGCAAGCCTTGTCCACAATTGCCAGAAGTACAGGCGCAAAACGTGATCGACAGCCTGCGCGAATTTTCAAAGCCCGAATATGGGGTGGATTTGTTCAAATTGGAAAGCCCACTGCCGGGCGCAAGCTTGCCTGAAACGGACGGATCGGTTCCGCATCAGTTGGCGCTCAATTGGTTCAACGAGATGGGACGAATCTGCCGCGAAGCGAGCGTGCCGTGGGTGATGTTGTCCGCGGGGGTGACGCCTGAGCAGTTCTTGCGGGTCATGCATTACGCTTACGCCGCGGGTGCCAATGGCTTCTTAGCTGGACGAGCGATCTGGTCTGAAGCACTGCAATGTTTTCCTGATTTGCAAGCTTGCCGCGAGGTACTGCGCGTGCAGAGCCTGCAGACTCTCCAGCGCCTTATGGATCTCACGCACAGAGAGGGGCAAGCTTGGACACCGAGCTATAACGGCTTGGATCAAATTCAAGTCGAGGGCGATATGTGCAACGCCTACACCAGCTCCTGA